The following are encoded in a window of Natranaerovirga pectinivora genomic DNA:
- a CDS encoding DUF1858 domain-containing protein: protein MAKITKDMIIADIIAVDHGIIPILLESGMHCVGCPSAQGETLEEASFVHGKSADELVDKINAYLESK from the coding sequence ATGGCTAAAATAACGAAAGATATGATTATAGCAGATATAATTGCAGTAGACCATGGTATTATTCCTATTTTATTAGAATCAGGAATGCATTGTGTAGGGTGTCCTTCTGCCCAAGGAGAAACATTAGAAGAGGCGTCTTTTGTACATGGTAAGAGTGCAGATGAACTAGTTGATAAAATTAATGCATATTTAGAAAGTAAATAG
- a CDS encoding GntR family transcriptional regulator, whose amino-acid sequence MGEPIYLAVKKELKNRIKIGVYKSGEQIPSERELSELFNISRMTARQAVNELVNEGLIKREKGRGSFVSSPQFLQKNIRSFTETLLEQGHEPSTKLIEFCTVYNLKEISMKLGEKPDTNYYKIKRLRFANLVPVALETVYIPKYRCEKLEDYDLETSLYNILEDYGYIIQSVSCNIDACLSSRPIMRTFDVSKPVTLLKVEGVNYTINGEKLFYEESYYRSNLYKYHVDINRR is encoded by the coding sequence ATGGGTGAACCGATTTATTTAGCAGTTAAAAAAGAGTTAAAAAATAGAATTAAAATAGGTGTATATAAATCTGGAGAACAGATACCTTCCGAAAGAGAATTAAGTGAACTATTTAATATTAGTAGAATGACAGCTAGGCAAGCAGTAAACGAGTTAGTAAATGAAGGTTTAATTAAAAGAGAAAAAGGAAGAGGTTCATTTGTATCTTCACCACAATTTTTACAAAAAAATATTAGATCATTTACTGAAACATTACTTGAACAAGGACATGAACCAAGTACAAAACTTATTGAATTTTGTACTGTGTATAACTTAAAAGAAATAAGTATGAAATTAGGAGAAAAACCAGATACTAATTACTATAAAATTAAAAGATTAAGGTTTGCGAACCTAGTGCCAGTTGCATTAGAAACAGTCTATATACCAAAATATAGATGTGAAAAACTAGAAGACTATGATTTAGAAACATCCTTATATAATATTCTAGAAGATTACGGATATATAATACAATCTGTGTCTTGTAATATTGATGCTTGTTTGTCAAGTAGACCTATTATGCGTACATTTGATGTATCCAAGCCAGTTACTTTATTAAAAGTAGAAGGGGTTAATTATACAATCAATGGAGAAAAATTATTTTATGAAGAATCCTATTATAGATCTAATTTATATAAGTATCATGTAGATATTAATAGAAGATAG
- a CDS encoding adenylosuccinate synthase codes for MPSKVIIGAQWGDEGKAKIIDILSKEADVVVRSQGGNNAGHTVAVNGEVYKFHLIPSGILYGDKLCVVGNGVVIDPKGILEEIDGLEAKGIASENLRISLRAHLVMPYHKVLDGIKEEYRGNDDIGTTKKGIGPCYMDKAERSGVRICDLLNPEYFAERVRENVKIKNLIINKVYEKDIQLDAEEIIKEYLGYAERLKKYFADTTVIVHDAIQSNKKVLFEGAQGTLLDIDLGTYPYVTSSHPITGGVCVGSGIGPTAIDSCIGVMKGYVTRVGKGPFPTELFDEVGTQIRDVGHEYGTTTGRPRRCGWFDAVIGKFAVRTSGLTEIALNKIDVLANIDTIKICTAYKKGEEVISEFPPSLEDLKECMPIYEEMPGWGSIDHIRTYEELPATVKHFIKRVEELCGAKVTMIGVGPERDQNIYVD; via the coding sequence ATGCCTTCAAAAGTTATTATAGGAGCCCAATGGGGTGACGAGGGAAAAGCAAAAATTATTGATATATTATCAAAAGAAGCGGATGTAGTTGTTAGATCACAAGGTGGAAATAATGCAGGACACACTGTAGCGGTTAATGGCGAGGTATATAAATTTCATTTAATTCCTTCAGGAATTTTATATGGAGATAAATTATGCGTTGTTGGTAATGGCGTAGTAATTGATCCAAAAGGCATCTTAGAAGAAATAGATGGTTTAGAGGCCAAAGGGATAGCATCTGAAAATTTAAGAATCAGCTTAAGAGCTCATTTAGTAATGCCATATCATAAAGTATTAGATGGCATCAAAGAAGAATACAGAGGCAATGACGATATAGGGACAACTAAAAAAGGGATAGGTCCATGTTATATGGATAAAGCAGAAAGATCTGGTGTTAGAATATGCGATCTTCTTAATCCAGAGTATTTTGCAGAACGTGTTAGAGAAAATGTAAAAATTAAAAACTTAATTATAAATAAGGTATATGAAAAAGACATTCAATTAGACGCTGAAGAAATAATAAAAGAATACTTAGGATACGCTGAAAGATTAAAGAAATACTTTGCAGATACAACTGTTATTGTTCATGATGCGATACAAAGTAATAAAAAAGTATTATTTGAAGGTGCCCAAGGTACTTTATTAGACATAGATCTTGGAACATATCCTTATGTAACGTCTTCACATCCAATAACGGGAGGCGTTTGTGTAGGATCTGGTATAGGGCCTACAGCCATTGATTCTTGTATTGGCGTAATGAAAGGTTATGTTACACGTGTTGGAAAAGGTCCATTCCCTACAGAATTATTCGATGAAGTAGGCACTCAAATTAGAGATGTAGGACATGAGTATGGAACAACAACAGGAAGACCACGTAGATGCGGATGGTTTGATGCAGTAATTGGTAAATTTGCTGTTAGAACAAGTGGATTAACAGAAATTGCGCTTAATAAAATAGACGTACTTGCTAATATAGACACAATAAAAATTTGTACTGCTTATAAAAAAGGTGAAGAAGTTATATCTGAGTTCCCACCAAGTTTAGAGGACTTAAAAGAATGCATGCCAATTTATGAAGAAATGCCAGGCTGGGGATCAATTGATCATATAAGAACATATGAAGAGTTACCAGCTACAGTTAAACATTTTATTAAAAGAGTAGAAGAATTATGTGGTGCTAAAGTAACAATGATCGGGGTAGGACCTGAAAGAGATCAAAATATATATGTAGATTAG
- a CDS encoding TraB/GumN family protein — translation MKKRLSFFIALVLSITLLTTPIVSGSELGEISLLVNHIEVDFDQSPVWVEDTLYIPFRALFDALGGEVLWDEESRIATGIYNDYTINVQIDDSLVKTYLSEDFFYEETLVLNGRLLLSVQFITELLPVYAYWYDEFNAVHIAAPSQGFFWEINNDGVLVYLLGSIHVGKEDLYPIRSAIEYAFLSSDYLVLEADILNVDEAIIPYLNNLQMYTDGSTLEDNISEDLFNEVLEFYAQFGIGADIINLFKPWALTLEINSVNLAMQGFSGEYGIESYFLNYKPESMEIIELEGLIYQMELLNSYSPELQEYLLADVLRNSSDEFILMNMWKDGDLELLESIYVLDENEMTSEEKALSNEYLDALMIKRNYEMTDAIEALLIGETKGTYFVIIGAGHFVGEEGIIDLLINKGFDIVSHN, via the coding sequence ATGAAGAAAAGATTAAGTTTTTTTATTGCTCTGGTTTTAAGCATTACTTTATTGACAACACCTATTGTTAGCGGTAGTGAATTAGGTGAGATTAGTTTATTAGTTAACCATATTGAGGTAGACTTTGATCAATCTCCTGTGTGGGTAGAAGATACACTTTATATCCCCTTTCGTGCACTTTTTGATGCTTTGGGAGGAGAGGTGTTATGGGACGAGGAATCTAGGATTGCAACTGGTATTTATAATGACTATACCATTAATGTTCAAATCGATGACTCACTTGTTAAAACCTACTTAAGCGAAGATTTTTTTTATGAGGAAACACTTGTACTAAATGGTCGTTTATTACTATCCGTCCAATTCATAACTGAGCTTTTACCTGTTTATGCTTATTGGTATGATGAATTTAACGCAGTCCATATTGCAGCTCCATCTCAAGGCTTCTTCTGGGAAATAAACAATGATGGTGTATTAGTGTATCTTCTTGGTTCTATACATGTTGGTAAGGAAGACTTATATCCTATTAGAAGTGCAATAGAATATGCTTTTCTAAGCTCTGATTACTTAGTTTTAGAAGCTGATATTCTAAATGTTGATGAAGCTATTATTCCATATTTAAACAACTTACAAATGTACACAGATGGATCTACTTTAGAAGACAATATATCCGAAGATCTTTTTAATGAAGTTCTTGAGTTTTATGCTCAATTTGGTATTGGTGCAGATATTATTAATTTATTTAAACCCTGGGCTTTAACCTTAGAAATTAACAGTGTCAACTTAGCAATGCAAGGTTTTTCAGGAGAATATGGAATTGAAAGTTATTTCCTAAATTACAAACCAGAATCCATGGAAATTATTGAATTAGAAGGTTTGATATATCAAATGGAGTTATTAAATAGTTATTCTCCAGAATTACAAGAGTATCTTCTCGCTGATGTTTTAAGAAATAGCAGTGATGAATTTATCTTAATGAATATGTGGAAAGATGGGGATCTTGAACTTCTTGAAAGCATTTATGTTCTAGATGAAAATGAAATGACATCTGAAGAAAAAGCATTATCAAATGAGTATTTGGATGCTCTTATGATAAAAAGAAATTATGAGATGACCGATGCCATAGAAGCATTACTAATAGGTGAAACTAAAGGTACCTACTTTGTTATTATAGGTGCTGGACACTTCGTTGGTGAAGAAGGCATTATTGATCTTTTAATTAATAAAGGGTTTGATATTGTTTCACATAATTAA
- a CDS encoding adaptor protein MecA, translating into MKIEKINDNQIKCTLSKNDLSDREIKLSELAYGTEKAQDLFRDMMEQASFEFGFEADDVPLMIEAIPLSTESIMLIITKVDNPEDLDTKFAHLTSNIKRFKKKKSDQDSEDIKSSTEEKNNEDLNSKKFSVKSDNHLLVYLFNNLDNVSSFSKQLDISYSGINSLYKDNKSNYYLVLHKSDFDDITFKSISAIGSEFGTKILSTYATESYYNEHFDSIVKHNAIQVLSKL; encoded by the coding sequence ATGAAAATAGAAAAAATCAATGATAATCAAATTAAATGTACATTAAGTAAGAATGACTTAAGTGACCGCGAAATAAAACTTAGTGAGTTAGCTTATGGTACAGAAAAAGCACAAGATCTTTTTAGGGATATGATGGAGCAAGCTTCTTTTGAATTTGGATTTGAAGCAGATGATGTTCCTCTAATGATCGAAGCTATCCCGTTGTCAACGGAGAGCATTATGTTAATTATTACAAAAGTAGACAATCCTGAAGATCTAGATACCAAGTTTGCCCATTTAACATCGAATATAAAACGATTTAAAAAGAAAAAATCAGATCAAGATAGTGAAGATATCAAATCATCAACTGAAGAAAAAAATAATGAAGACCTAAATAGTAAGAAGTTTTCTGTTAAATCTGATAACCACTTACTTGTTTATCTATTCAATAATTTAGATAATGTATCTTCTTTTTCAAAACAATTAGATATCAGTTATTCTGGCATTAATTCCTTGTATAAGGATAATAAAAGTAATTACTATCTTGTTTTACATAAGTCTGATTTTGATGATATAACTTTTAAGTCAATATCTGCTATTGGATCAGAGTTTGGGACTAAAATTTTATCTACTTATGCAACTGAATCATATTATAATGAACATTTTGATTCAATTGTCAAACATAATGCCATCCAAGTATTAAGCAAGTTATAA
- the pflA gene encoding pyruvate formate-lyase-activating protein, with protein MNPLKGRIHSLESCGTVDGPGIRFVIFMQGCPLRCQYCHNPDTWKLSDGKEMDLDSLVDEVLKYKSYMRFSGGGVTVTGGDPLLQVDFVRELLKACKENGIHTALDTSGYIFNDKVKEVLEYTDLVLLDIKSYNHSNYKNLTGVSLNPTLDFMTYLSQINKPTWVRFVLVPNLTDNEEDMHNLGNYLAGFTNVEKLELLPFHKMGEFKWEELGYEYKLKNTPEPTNEEVKKAKSIFESYNLNVYTNE; from the coding sequence ATGAATCCTCTAAAAGGAAGAATACACTCTCTTGAATCTTGTGGTACTGTAGATGGCCCTGGAATAAGGTTTGTTATTTTTATGCAAGGCTGCCCTCTACGCTGCCAATATTGTCACAATCCTGACACTTGGAAACTATCAGATGGTAAAGAAATGGATTTGGATTCACTCGTTGATGAAGTATTAAAATACAAATCTTATATGCGCTTTTCTGGTGGTGGGGTTACTGTTACTGGGGGAGATCCTTTATTACAAGTTGATTTTGTCAGAGAGCTTTTAAAAGCATGTAAAGAAAATGGTATTCATACAGCTCTAGATACCTCAGGGTATATTTTTAATGATAAAGTTAAAGAAGTACTTGAATACACTGATTTGGTATTATTAGATATTAAGAGTTATAACCATAGCAATTATAAAAATCTTACAGGTGTTTCTCTTAATCCTACATTAGATTTCATGACGTATCTAAGTCAAATCAATAAACCTACTTGGGTTAGATTTGTTTTGGTACCTAACTTAACAGATAATGAAGAGGATATGCATAATCTAGGTAACTATCTAGCAGGTTTTACTAATGTTGAGAAATTAGAACTTTTGCCATTTCATAAAATGGGAGAATTCAAATGGGAAGAGCTAGGTTATGAATACAAATTAAAAAACACACCAGAACCTACAAATGAAGAAGTAAAAAAAGCAAAATCTATTTTTGAATCTTATAACCTCAATGTTTATACCAATGAATAG
- the rplI gene encoding 50S ribosomal protein L9 → MEIILLEDVKKLGKKGEIVKVNDGYARNFILPKNLGVEATNQAKNELKFKKQAEERLKQEELEEAKILAEKLKESTVEVKIKSGEGGRIFGSISTKEIAKSAKDQLGFEIDKKKMQLTDPIKSLGTHIIKIKVHPKVTAELKVKVLEEN, encoded by the coding sequence ATGGAAATAATTTTACTTGAAGATGTTAAAAAGTTAGGTAAAAAAGGTGAAATAGTTAAGGTCAATGATGGTTATGCACGAAACTTTATTTTACCTAAAAACCTAGGTGTAGAGGCTACAAATCAAGCTAAAAATGAGTTGAAATTCAAAAAACAAGCAGAAGAGAGACTCAAACAAGAAGAACTAGAAGAGGCAAAAATTTTAGCTGAAAAACTAAAAGAGTCAACAGTAGAAGTAAAAATTAAGTCTGGTGAAGGTGGAAGGATTTTTGGTTCTATTTCCACAAAAGAAATTGCTAAGTCGGCTAAAGATCAATTAGGGTTTGAAATAGATAAGAAGAAAATGCAATTAACAGATCCAATAAAATCACTTGGAACACATATTATTAAAATCAAAGTACATCCAAAAGTAACAGCAGAACTTAAAGTAAAAGTATTAGAAGAAAATTAG
- the dnaB gene encoding replicative DNA helicase, with the protein MDEAVIKKVLPHSLEAEQSVIGSMLLDREAISVASETLHSEDFYQKQLGLVFDSIIELYNSNQPVDLVTLQNKLNQKGILEQVGGIKHLSDLANAVPTSTNIKQYANIVSEKSSLRRLIRTSEEIVNECYQGQEKLDVILDEAEKRIFNLVQNKSSEEFSPIKDIILTTLDKIENAHKFQGQVTGIASGFSDLDYRTAGLQPSDLILIAARPSMGKTAFALNMAQNVAIRSNVPTAIFSLEMSKDQLVNRLLCSESMIDAQKVRTGNLDESDWEKIAEGSGVLAKAPIYIDDTPGISVSEMRAKCRKLKLEKGLGLILIDYLQLMSGSGRSESRQQEISEISRSLKALAREMEAPVVALSQLSRACEARADHRPMLSDLRESGAIEQDADVVMFLYRDEYYHPDSESKNQAELIIAKQRNGPTGTINLVWLGQYTKFVNMER; encoded by the coding sequence ATGGATGAAGCAGTTATTAAAAAGGTTCTTCCCCATAGTTTAGAAGCTGAACAGTCAGTTATTGGCTCAATGTTATTAGATCGTGAAGCTATATCTGTTGCTTCTGAAACATTACATAGTGAAGATTTCTATCAAAAGCAACTAGGACTTGTTTTTGATTCAATTATAGAATTATACAATAGTAATCAGCCAGTAGATTTAGTAACATTACAAAATAAACTTAATCAAAAAGGGATACTAGAGCAAGTTGGTGGTATAAAGCATTTATCAGATTTGGCTAATGCGGTACCAACGTCTACAAATATAAAGCAATATGCTAATATTGTATCAGAGAAATCATCTTTAAGAAGGTTAATAAGAACATCTGAGGAAATTGTCAATGAATGTTATCAAGGACAAGAAAAATTAGATGTGATTCTAGACGAAGCTGAAAAAAGAATTTTTAATTTGGTACAAAATAAAAGTTCAGAAGAATTTTCACCTATTAAAGACATTATATTAACAACATTAGATAAAATTGAAAATGCTCATAAGTTTCAAGGTCAAGTTACAGGCATAGCCAGTGGTTTTTCTGACTTAGATTATAGGACAGCAGGTTTACAACCTTCTGATTTAATATTAATAGCAGCAAGACCATCTATGGGTAAAACAGCATTTGCTCTTAATATGGCTCAAAATGTAGCAATAAGAAGTAATGTACCTACGGCAATTTTTAGTCTTGAGATGTCAAAAGACCAATTGGTTAATCGTTTGTTATGTTCTGAATCAATGATAGATGCACAGAAAGTACGTACAGGAAACCTTGATGAATCAGATTGGGAAAAGATAGCAGAAGGATCGGGAGTTCTTGCAAAAGCCCCAATATATATAGATGATACTCCAGGTATATCTGTATCTGAAATGAGGGCGAAATGTAGAAAGTTAAAGTTAGAAAAAGGGTTAGGATTAATTTTAATTGACTACTTACAACTTATGTCAGGTAGTGGTAGATCAGAATCAAGACAGCAAGAGATATCAGAAATATCACGATCTCTAAAGGCTTTAGCAAGAGAAATGGAAGCACCTGTAGTTGCATTGTCACAGTTAAGCCGTGCATGTGAAGCAAGAGCAGATCATAGACCAATGTTATCCGACTTAAGGGAATCAGGAGCAATAGAACAGGATGCTGACGTTGTTATGTTTTTATATAGAGATGAATATTACCATCCAGATTCAGAATCTAAGAATCAAGCAGAACTAATTATAGCAAAACAGCGTAATGGTCCAACAGGAACCATTAATCTAGTGTGGTTAGGTCAATATACAAAGTTTGTAAATATGGAAAGATAG
- the pflB gene encoding formate C-acetyltransferase, protein MKTEWQGFKKGSWQNSVDVRSFIQSNFTPYEGDASFLEGATEQTTKLWEKVCELTNEERVKGILDAETKIPSTIDSHGPGYVDKDLELIVGYQTDKPLKRGIMPNGGIRVVENALESYGYTIDPITNETFSKYRKTHNDGVFDAYTDEMRRARRSGIITGLPDSYGRGRIIGDYRRVALYGIDYLVQAKQLEKKQLEMDYMEAHIIVLREEIAEQIKALKALKNMAAAYGYDISQPAKNTLEAIQWTYFGYLGAIKEQDGAAMSIGRVATFLDVYIERDLKNGALTEKEVQELMDQFVIKLRMVRFLRTPAYNDLFSGDPTWVTEAIGGMGIDGRTLVTKNSFRMLNTLYTLGPAPEPNLTVLWSESLPEGFKRFCAKVSIDTSSIQYENDDLMRGWFGDDYGIACCVSAMKIGKQMQFFGARANLAKALLYAINGCKDEKSGDQVGPMFAPITSEYLEYDEVVAKFDQVMDWLAQLYINTLNIIHYMHDKYNYESLQMALHDKDVLRTSACGIAGLSVVADSLSAIKNTKVKVIRNEEGLAVDFVVDGDYPAFGNNNDAVDRLAEKLVEDFMNKLRKHKTYRDSVPTLSILTITSNVVYGKKTGNTPDGRKAGEPFAPGANPMHGRDTNGAIASMASVAKLPYQHAEDGISYTFSIVPKALGKDEESRITHLSGLLDGYFHDKGHHININVFDKETLLDAMERPEKYPQLTIRVSGYAVNFIKLTREQQLDVINRTFHERA, encoded by the coding sequence ATGAAAACTGAGTGGCAAGGTTTTAAAAAAGGTAGTTGGCAAAACAGTGTTGATGTAAGAAGCTTTATTCAATCAAATTTTACACCTTATGAAGGTGATGCAAGTTTCTTAGAAGGCGCAACGGAGCAAACAACAAAATTATGGGAAAAAGTTTGTGAATTAACTAACGAGGAAAGAGTAAAAGGTATATTAGATGCGGAGACTAAAATACCTTCAACAATTGACTCTCACGGTCCTGGTTATGTTGATAAAGATCTTGAACTAATCGTAGGTTATCAAACAGATAAACCTTTAAAACGTGGTATAATGCCTAATGGTGGTATCCGTGTTGTTGAAAATGCACTTGAATCTTATGGATACACAATAGATCCAATTACAAATGAAACATTTTCAAAATATAGAAAAACTCATAATGATGGTGTTTTTGATGCCTACACAGATGAGATGAGAAGAGCAAGACGTTCTGGTATTATTACTGGCTTACCTGACTCTTATGGTAGAGGTAGAATTATTGGTGACTATAGAAGAGTTGCTCTTTACGGTATTGATTACTTGGTTCAAGCAAAACAATTAGAGAAAAAACAACTTGAAATGGATTATATGGAAGCTCATATTATTGTTTTAAGAGAAGAAATTGCTGAGCAAATTAAGGCTCTTAAAGCCCTTAAAAATATGGCAGCAGCTTATGGGTATGATATTAGTCAACCTGCTAAAAATACATTAGAAGCAATTCAATGGACTTATTTTGGATATTTAGGTGCTATTAAAGAGCAAGATGGTGCTGCAATGTCAATAGGTAGAGTTGCAACTTTCTTAGATGTTTACATTGAAAGAGATTTAAAAAATGGCGCTCTTACAGAAAAAGAAGTTCAAGAATTAATGGATCAATTTGTAATAAAATTAAGAATGGTTCGTTTCTTACGTACACCTGCTTACAATGACCTTTTCTCAGGAGATCCAACTTGGGTAACTGAGGCTATTGGTGGTATGGGTATTGATGGAAGAACTCTAGTAACTAAAAACAGCTTTAGAATGTTAAATACATTATATACTTTAGGACCAGCACCAGAACCAAACTTAACTGTGTTATGGTCTGAAAGTTTACCAGAAGGTTTCAAAAGATTCTGTGCTAAAGTTTCTATAGATACAAGTTCAATCCAATATGAAAATGATGATTTAATGCGTGGATGGTTTGGTGATGACTACGGAATCGCTTGCTGTGTATCTGCAATGAAAATTGGTAAACAAATGCAGTTCTTTGGTGCAAGAGCAAACTTAGCTAAAGCATTATTGTATGCTATAAATGGGTGTAAAGATGAGAAATCTGGTGATCAAGTAGGTCCAATGTTTGCACCTATTACATCAGAATATCTTGAGTATGATGAAGTGGTTGCTAAATTTGATCAAGTAATGGATTGGTTAGCTCAACTTTATATTAATACATTAAACATCATTCACTATATGCATGATAAATACAATTACGAAAGTCTTCAAATGGCTTTACATGATAAAGATGTATTAAGAACTTCTGCTTGTGGTATAGCTGGATTATCAGTAGTTGCTGACTCATTATCAGCAATTAAAAATACAAAAGTGAAAGTTATAAGAAATGAAGAAGGTTTAGCTGTTGACTTCGTTGTAGATGGGGATTACCCAGCATTCGGTAATAATAATGATGCAGTAGATAGACTTGCTGAAAAATTAGTAGAAGACTTTATGAATAAGTTAAGAAAACACAAAACTTATAGAGATTCTGTACCTACATTATCTATTTTAACAATTACTTCAAACGTAGTTTACGGAAAGAAAACAGGAAATACACCAGATGGAAGAAAAGCTGGAGAACCTTTTGCACCAGGTGCTAACCCAATGCATGGACGTGATACAAATGGTGCCATTGCATCAATGGCTTCAGTAGCAAAATTACCTTACCAACACGCTGAAGACGGTATATCTTATACTTTCTCAATCGTTCCTAAGGCATTAGGTAAAGATGAAGAATCACGTATTACTCACTTATCTGGTTTACTTGACGGTTACTTCCACGATAAAGGACATCATATCAACATTAATGTTTTTGATAAAGAAACTTTATTAGATGCTATGGAGCGTCCTGAGAAGTATCCACAATTAACCATAAGAGTATCAGGTTATGCGGTTAACTTCATAAAACTTACTAGAGAACAACAATTAGACGTTATTAATCGTACTTTCCACGAAAGAGCATAA
- a CDS encoding helix-turn-helix domain-containing protein, giving the protein MVRYIISDASKRLNVEPHVLRYWEEELELDIPRNELGHRYYREEDIMALENIKALKDQGFQLKAIKMLLPNMDQVEDVSDHISENEKSNDRINEIQDSESNTDNLMEKKSQEIDLKLGTDNKLKQFQLIMKDMFEATLEENNILLTDTVSEKIIKQMDYLLRLKEEREEERFKRFDETLREVQKTRQEAAVTKSKKFKLFFSR; this is encoded by the coding sequence ATGGTACGCTATATTATATCAGATGCATCTAAAAGGCTTAATGTAGAGCCTCATGTTCTCAGATATTGGGAAGAAGAATTAGAGTTAGATATTCCAAGGAATGAATTAGGTCATAGATATTATAGAGAAGAAGATATTATGGCTTTAGAAAATATTAAAGCACTTAAAGATCAAGGATTTCAGTTAAAAGCTATTAAAATGTTATTGCCTAATATGGACCAAGTAGAAGATGTTAGTGACCATATATCGGAGAACGAGAAAAGTAATGATAGAATTAATGAAATACAAGATAGTGAATCTAATACAGATAATTTAATGGAAAAAAAGTCCCAAGAAATAGATTTGAAACTTGGAACAGATAACAAGTTAAAACAATTTCAGTTAATAATGAAAGATATGTTCGAGGCAACATTAGAAGAAAACAATATTCTATTGACAGATACAGTTTCTGAGAAAATTATTAAACAAATGGATTATTTATTGAGACTAAAAGAAGAAAGAGAAGAGGAAAGGTTTAAAAGATTTGACGAAACATTAAGAGAAGTTCAAAAAACTAGACAAGAAGCTGCGGTAACTAAGTCTAAAAAATTTAAGTTGTTTTTTTCAAGATAA
- a CDS encoding 4Fe-4S binding protein: MAYLISEECINCGVCEPECPTSAISEGGDKYVVAADACIDCGACADVCPVDAPQPE, translated from the coding sequence ATGGCATATTTAATATCAGAAGAATGTATTAACTGTGGTGTATGTGAGCCAGAATGTCCAACTTCAGCTATATCAGAAGGCGGAGATAAATACGTAGTAGCTGCAGATGCTTGCATCGATTGTGGTGCTTGTGCTGACGTTTGTCCAGTTGATGCTCCACAACCAGAATAA